A window of the Salvelinus sp. IW2-2015 linkage group LG3, ASM291031v2, whole genome shotgun sequence genome harbors these coding sequences:
- the LOC139023368 gene encoding uncharacterized protein, protein MVEFAILCVPSFPWMIKQGVRNGNAICAFTEPNVIQPTPVMVTELGGTVTLTCFCPHESVIRFNWFKQIFGQKPLYMTSSLYVGQDSYYSNNFIKDFTETKRLGVRRGHDXCNLTISKTEPGDSATYYCSTTEIYELTFGEGTVLIVKDSESNSMSLLQQPVXELGQPGGSVTLNCTIHTETCVGEHSVYWFRHGSGESRPGIIYTHGNWSDQCEKSSEAGSITQSCVYNLPKRNLSLSDAGTYYCAVASCGEILFGNGTKLDIEDHRXDPLLLVSCLGVVLGVTFTXIIVLVCIMYKMNNTTCVQCRGKLLSLAIR, encoded by the exons ATGGTTGAGTTTGCGATCCTGTGCGTACCGTCCTTCCCCTGGATGATCAAGCAAGGAGTGAGGAATGGGAATGCGA TTTGTGCTTTTACCGAACCAAACGTAATCCAACCAACCCCTGTGATGGTTACTGAGCTGGGAGGCACTGTGACTCTCACTTGCTTTTGTCCACATGAGTCAGTGATCAGATTTAATTGGTTCAAGCAGATATTTGGACAGAAACCTCTCTACATGACGTCATCTCTTTATGTTGGCCAAGATAGTTATTACTCCAACAACTTTATCAAGGACTTTACTGAGACCAAACGTTTGGGTGTGAGGAGAGGACACGACARCTGTAACTTGACCATATCMAAGACAGAGCCAGGGGACTCAGCTACATACTATTGTTCAACTACAGAAATCTATGAGCTCACATTTGGAGAGGGAACTGTTTTAATTGTCAAAG acTCAGAGTCCAACAGCATGTCTTTGCTCCAGCAGCCTGTGYCTGAATTAGGTCAGCCAGGAGGCTCTGTGACtctgaactgtacaatacacactgaAACCTGTGTAGGAgaacacagtgtctattggttcagacatggctcagGAGAATCCCGTCCAGGAATCATTTACACCCATGGAAACTGGAgtgatcagtgtgagaagagcTCTGAGGCTGGGTCTAttacacagagctgtgtctacaacctccccaagaggaacctcagcctctctgatgctgggacttactactgtgctgtggcctcatGTGGGGAGATACTCTTTGGGAACGGGACCAAGCTGGACATTGAGG ACCATAGARCAGATCCTCTTCTCTTGGTGTCCTGCCTGGGTGTAGTATTGGGTGTCACGTTCACCTTKATCATTGTCCTGGTTTGCATCATGTACAAGATGAACAACACAACATGTGTGCAGTGCAGAGGTAAGTTACTATCCCTTGCTATTCGTTGA